Proteins encoded within one genomic window of Amycolatopsis sp. 2-15:
- a CDS encoding IS630 family transposase encodes MARQPEVFARSLEPEEAQRLVKITRSARDRVRLRRSGIVLASSQGRSAKEIAAMFAATEGYVREVIHAFNESGFAALSPKWRGGRPAKFGPAARDQISRIAACKPAELGLPFTTWSLTKLVAYLAEHAWIRASTETVRQILRKAGVSWQATKTWKASKDPDFVAKKNRILDLYDHPPADGRVICVDEFGPLNLQPRPGRGWFPRSRPARQRATYTRTKGVRQMFAALDLASGQMFYRFRDRKRWPQFLDFCKQLRRRFPTGKLYLVSDNYGPHGKAEVRDWCAANDIELIYTPTNASWLNWIECEFTAVRYFTLDGSDYPSHAAQEAAITGYLRWRNRHSHPKRHFAINSKIRRPDYLPNVA; translated from the coding sequence GTGGCGCGTCAGCCGGAGGTGTTCGCGCGGTCGCTGGAGCCGGAGGAGGCCCAGCGGCTGGTCAAGATCACGAGGTCGGCCCGGGATCGGGTGCGGCTGCGACGATCCGGGATTGTGCTGGCCTCGTCGCAAGGCCGGTCCGCGAAGGAGATCGCGGCGATGTTCGCCGCGACCGAAGGCTATGTGCGGGAGGTGATCCACGCGTTCAACGAGTCCGGGTTCGCGGCGTTGTCCCCAAAATGGAGGGGCGGTCGACCGGCTAAGTTCGGGCCGGCCGCCCGTGATCAAATCAGCCGCATCGCCGCCTGCAAGCCCGCCGAGCTGGGATTGCCGTTCACGACCTGGAGCCTGACCAAGCTGGTCGCCTACCTCGCCGAACACGCATGGATCAGGGCGAGCACCGAGACCGTCCGGCAGATCCTGCGCAAGGCAGGCGTGTCATGGCAGGCGACGAAGACGTGGAAAGCCAGCAAGGATCCCGATTTCGTGGCCAAGAAGAACCGCATCCTCGACCTCTACGATCACCCACCCGCCGACGGGCGAGTGATCTGTGTCGATGAGTTCGGGCCGCTGAACCTGCAACCCCGCCCCGGCCGCGGCTGGTTTCCCCGCAGCCGCCCGGCCCGGCAGCGCGCGACCTACACCCGCACCAAGGGTGTCCGGCAGATGTTCGCTGCGCTCGATCTGGCCTCCGGGCAGATGTTCTACCGGTTCCGCGACCGCAAACGCTGGCCGCAGTTCCTCGACTTCTGCAAGCAACTGCGCCGCCGCTTCCCGACCGGGAAGCTCTACCTGGTCAGCGACAACTACGGACCACACGGCAAGGCCGAGGTCCGGGACTGGTGCGCGGCCAACGACATCGAACTGATCTACACACCCACCAACGCGTCCTGGCTGAACTGGATCGAGTGCGAGTTCACCGCGGTCCGCTACTTCACCCTCGACGGCAGCGACTACCCCAGCCACGCCGCCCAGGAAGCCGCCATCACCGGCTACCTCCGCTGGCGCAACCGCCACAGCCACCCCAAACGCCACTTCGCCATCAACTCCAAAATCCGCCGCCCCGATTACCTACCCAACGTTGCTTGA
- a CDS encoding recombinase family protein, protein MSAPTPRKRRRFKKQVSARMPAVPFTPDGDAAVCYARQSHYTDESTSSEVQTRDTHRWTKAYDIPVVATVEDLHVSGDLEPYLRDGLKLWLSDAPPKPWKTLVVSKLDRLVRNVMDALSLLEWLRARGKRLICIAEGIDSSNSMSEFMITLIAAFARMERERMQERFRASKAALKEAGRWAGEGHVYGTMPVQLPGGGWILGLDPFAVKILQSLSKMARTGSSLAAMARWLNEKQVVTPRDRQLQLAAERRGDDPATVELKGYEWKGNTLGRLLTDPNLVEFGIFEPADQAEIVARLAEKSKRKTRGSNQPYEFSGILVCAECLESLWHRIAVRKRKRNDGTTIEYEYRYWQCPTRKHGPAMQAEAIEEFATQAFYKIFAKVPVRERVVLPPTSHANEIAKLEREYGKLMSGVARAKSPEDRRRIMDDGDKILSDIDTLRALPADPGGVQWVPTDRTWQQELAELSPEDRRLRWLEVGFAFAVQKRSDGTWSASWRLPEGWREAMPEVAEWYDRTANAGETIEITDLLDRKQ, encoded by the coding sequence ATGAGCGCACCGACACCCCGGAAGCGGCGCAGGTTCAAGAAGCAGGTCAGCGCGCGAATGCCGGCCGTCCCGTTCACGCCGGACGGCGACGCGGCGGTGTGTTACGCCCGCCAGTCGCACTACACGGACGAGAGTACGTCCAGCGAGGTCCAGACGCGGGACACGCACCGATGGACGAAGGCCTACGACATCCCGGTCGTCGCAACCGTGGAGGACTTGCACGTCTCGGGTGACCTCGAACCGTACCTGCGTGACGGGTTGAAGCTCTGGCTGTCGGACGCCCCACCGAAGCCGTGGAAGACGCTGGTCGTCTCCAAGCTGGACCGACTCGTACGGAACGTCATGGACGCACTCAGCTTGCTGGAGTGGCTGAGGGCACGCGGGAAGCGGCTGATCTGCATCGCAGAGGGCATCGACTCCAGTAACTCGATGTCAGAGTTCATGATCACCCTCATTGCCGCGTTCGCTCGCATGGAGCGAGAACGTATGCAGGAGCGGTTCCGCGCGTCGAAGGCAGCACTCAAGGAAGCCGGCCGCTGGGCGGGCGAAGGTCACGTCTACGGCACGATGCCAGTGCAGCTGCCAGGCGGGGGCTGGATCCTGGGGCTCGACCCGTTCGCGGTCAAGATTCTCCAGAGCCTCTCGAAGATGGCTCGAACGGGAAGCAGTCTTGCGGCTATGGCCCGCTGGCTCAACGAAAAGCAGGTCGTGACCCCACGGGACAGGCAACTGCAGCTGGCAGCGGAACGGCGAGGGGACGATCCCGCCACAGTCGAGCTGAAGGGGTACGAATGGAAGGGCAACACGCTCGGCCGCCTGTTGACCGACCCAAACCTTGTGGAATTCGGTATCTTTGAACCCGCCGACCAGGCAGAGATAGTCGCCCGACTAGCAGAAAAGTCGAAGCGGAAGACACGCGGTAGCAATCAGCCGTACGAATTCTCCGGAATCCTCGTGTGCGCGGAGTGTCTTGAGTCTCTTTGGCACCGCATCGCAGTTCGCAAGCGAAAGCGCAACGACGGTACCACGATCGAGTATGAGTACCGATACTGGCAATGCCCAACACGCAAACATGGCCCAGCGATGCAGGCGGAAGCAATAGAAGAATTTGCCACGCAGGCCTTCTACAAGATCTTTGCAAAGGTCCCCGTTCGAGAGCGTGTCGTATTGCCGCCGACCAGCCATGCAAACGAGATTGCGAAACTAGAACGAGAATACGGCAAGCTGATGTCCGGAGTCGCCCGCGCCAAGTCGCCAGAAGACCGACGCCGAATCATGGATGACGGGGACAAGATTCTATCTGATATCGACACACTGAGGGCCCTTCCAGCCGACCCAGGCGGCGTGCAATGGGTTCCGACCGACCGCACCTGGCAGCAAGAGCTGGCAGAACTGTCACCGGAAGACCGTCGCCTCAGGTGGCTCGAAGTGGGGTTCGCGTTCGCAGTGCAGAAGAGGTCGGACGGCACGTGGTCGGCCAGTTGGCGCCTGCCGGAAGGCTGGCGGGAAGCCATGCCGGAAGTAGCCGAATGGTACGACCGGACCGCCAACGCTGGCGAGACGATAGAGATCACAGACTTACTCGACCGGAAACAATAG
- the ndk gene encoding nucleoside-diphosphate kinase translates to MTERTLVLVKPDGVARGLVGEVVSRIERKGLKLAALELRTVERSLAEEHYAEHKERSFFGDLLEFITSGPLVAIAVEGPRAIAAFRQLAGGTDPVEKATPGTLRGDFALETQFNLVHGSDSTESAERELKLWFPDL, encoded by the coding sequence GTGACTGAACGCACGCTGGTCCTCGTCAAGCCCGATGGCGTCGCGCGCGGCCTCGTCGGCGAGGTCGTCTCGCGCATCGAGCGCAAGGGCCTGAAGCTGGCCGCCCTCGAGCTGCGCACCGTCGAGCGCTCGCTGGCCGAGGAGCACTACGCGGAGCACAAGGAACGCTCGTTCTTCGGCGACCTGCTGGAGTTCATCACGTCGGGTCCGCTCGTCGCGATCGCCGTGGAGGGGCCGCGCGCCATCGCCGCGTTCCGCCAGCTGGCCGGCGGCACCGACCCGGTCGAGAAGGCCACGCCGGGCACCCTGCGCGGCGACTTCGCGCTGGAGACCCAGTTCAACCTGGTGCACGGCTCCGATTCCACGGAGTCGGCCGAGCGTGAACTGAAGCTGTGGTTCCCGGACCTGTGA
- a CDS encoding maleylpyruvate isomerase family mycothiol-dependent enzyme yields the protein MTLSAEDCLAHLRTLTTEFAQAANDGAANAPVPDCADWTRADLVTHLGEIHRWSAEIVRTGEPQQRAASEVPGDLAAWYAESAAVLLAEFEAADPADKCWHFGGTPKTKAFWFHRQLHETAVHLIDLHGCAGTTPVLDPIVAADGVDEVLGALLPRVTRWHAVPPLAAPLRLRATDTGHEWTVVPGEPPVLGEGAPAATVEATAQDLLTLLWKRGDVTPGLSGDEELARAFLKSPLTP from the coding sequence ATGACCCTGTCCGCCGAGGACTGCCTGGCGCACCTGCGCACGCTCACGACCGAGTTCGCACAGGCCGCGAACGACGGTGCGGCGAACGCGCCGGTGCCGGACTGCGCCGACTGGACGCGCGCCGACCTCGTGACCCACCTCGGCGAGATCCACCGCTGGTCGGCGGAGATCGTGCGCACCGGCGAGCCGCAGCAGCGCGCCGCCTCGGAGGTGCCCGGCGACCTGGCCGCGTGGTACGCCGAGAGCGCCGCGGTGCTGCTCGCCGAGTTCGAGGCAGCCGACCCCGCCGACAAGTGCTGGCACTTCGGCGGAACGCCCAAGACCAAGGCCTTCTGGTTCCACCGCCAGCTGCACGAGACGGCCGTGCACCTCATCGACCTCCACGGCTGCGCGGGCACGACACCGGTCCTCGACCCGATCGTGGCCGCCGACGGCGTCGACGAGGTCCTCGGCGCGCTGCTGCCGCGCGTCACCCGTTGGCACGCCGTGCCCCCGCTGGCCGCGCCGCTCCGGCTGCGCGCCACCGACACCGGGCACGAGTGGACGGTCGTGCCGGGGGAGCCGCCCGTGCTGGGTGAAGGCGCGCCCGCCGCCACCGTCGAGGCCACCGCGCAGGATCTGCTGACGCTGCTGTGGAAGCGCGGCGACGTCACGCCGGGCCTCTCCGGTGACGAGGAATTGGCCCGCGCCTTCCTGAAATCCCCGCTCACCCCCTGA
- a CDS encoding phosphodiester glycosidase family protein, whose amino-acid sequence MLGYLVKKSRSVLLCALCALFATAVSAPAYGDPLAAPLGPRPVEGAPAASSAREAPVTAAATTDDGLETGSATSAIAPGLQLTQFDRFDPAGWIRGDTLSVDLTSKVLKPTYLSPGTVSARTPLSQQVARTGAVAGVNGDFFDINATGAPEGVGISDGQLQTAPATGHNTTAAITGEGRAKLADIFLEASVRLPDGRSVPATNFNSPVLGKDALGVYTPLWGASARATSVAGAARVAEVEVRDGVVTQVRTQPADGPIPAGSTLLLGREAGADTLATLKIGDHVGVSYAPRSDAGKIAVAVGGNEALLKDGQLQPVDDTTLAPRTGVGFSADGKHLWLMTVDGRQADSRGMTEAELGRRLKGLGADDAINLDGGGSSTLLARGEGEAAPSVRNAPSDGGERLVPNGIGIKTVPGSGRLTGFAPAPAQNTENATRVLSGLSRVLVADGHDETGAAVAAHPRWSTSDPGRATVTDNVLTAHADRKHPEAREDVSVMARDGKASGKTTVSVLGAPVRLGTSTAQVALSGAGAHSTFQVFGYDADGYGTWVEPRDVKLEFDPAVVDVKPAADGFEVTAKAASGASVITVHAGGLTEHLAASVGTEPQVASPLDGPAGWSASVYPAVVGAALSPAEGRDGGQGVALDYRFTGTTATRAAYVTAATPLPVPAGTQKIGLWVNGDGKGAWLRAELHDQANVASIVDLSLSVDWTGWKYVTAAVPAGLPDGQRLTRFYAVENVPDQQYEGHVGFDDLTFEVAPSTSVPADPAAHDPALVTDGTLGTGSLRIAVISDAQFTADAPGGPLVAQARRAMREAVAAKPDLVLINGDLVDRGTAPDFVLARKVITEELDGKVPWYYVPGNHEAEGGDALANFQAEFGMTHQVVDVHGIRLVLMDSSRGSLRAGGFDQVRMLRDALDGAARDRSIRGVVVAMHHPVKDPSPTGNSQLGDRKEADLLQTWLTGFEQSSGKQAAAIASHAGVFSLSRTDGVPYLVNGNSGKTPAAAPGDGGFVGWTLVRVDPSAKDQPVRFETRPNVDTLSLSGPASLRRGAKAQLTATLMQAGRAVPVAYPMSADWSGFLAHIGAGRPAPWDVVSYDPASGVLTALHPGVARISVTVNGVSRDLTVTVR is encoded by the coding sequence ATGCTGGGGTACCTGGTGAAGAAGTCACGCTCCGTGCTGCTCTGCGCCCTTTGCGCACTGTTTGCCACCGCCGTCTCCGCGCCGGCGTACGGCGATCCGCTCGCCGCGCCACTCGGCCCCCGGCCGGTGGAGGGCGCGCCCGCGGCGTCGTCGGCCCGCGAAGCCCCGGTCACGGCCGCCGCGACGACCGACGACGGCCTCGAGACCGGCAGCGCCACCTCGGCCATCGCGCCCGGGCTGCAGCTCACGCAGTTCGATCGCTTCGACCCGGCCGGCTGGATCCGCGGCGACACCCTCAGCGTCGACCTCACCAGCAAAGTGCTGAAGCCGACGTACCTGAGCCCTGGCACGGTTTCCGCACGCACGCCGCTTTCGCAGCAGGTGGCCCGCACCGGCGCGGTGGCCGGGGTGAACGGCGACTTCTTCGACATCAACGCCACCGGCGCGCCCGAGGGCGTCGGCATCTCCGACGGGCAGCTGCAGACCGCGCCGGCCACCGGGCACAACACCACCGCGGCGATCACCGGCGAGGGCCGCGCGAAGCTGGCCGACATCTTCCTCGAAGCCTCGGTGCGGCTGCCGGACGGACGCAGCGTGCCGGCCACGAACTTCAACAGCCCCGTGCTGGGCAAGGACGCGCTCGGTGTCTACACCCCGCTGTGGGGTGCCTCCGCGCGCGCCACTTCGGTGGCCGGCGCCGCCCGCGTGGCCGAGGTCGAGGTGCGCGACGGCGTGGTCACGCAGGTGCGCACGCAGCCGGCCGACGGGCCGATCCCCGCGGGCAGCACGCTCCTGCTGGGCCGGGAAGCGGGCGCGGACACGCTGGCGACGCTGAAGATCGGCGACCACGTCGGCGTCTCGTACGCGCCGCGTTCGGACGCCGGCAAGATCGCCGTGGCCGTCGGCGGCAACGAGGCGCTGCTGAAGGACGGCCAGCTGCAACCGGTGGACGACACCACGCTCGCCCCGCGCACCGGCGTCGGCTTTTCCGCCGACGGCAAGCACCTGTGGCTCATGACCGTCGACGGCCGGCAGGCCGACAGCCGCGGCATGACCGAGGCCGAGCTGGGCCGCCGCCTGAAGGGCCTGGGTGCCGACGACGCCATCAACCTCGACGGCGGCGGCTCCTCCACGCTGCTCGCGCGCGGCGAGGGTGAGGCTGCGCCGAGCGTTCGCAACGCCCCGTCCGACGGCGGGGAACGGCTGGTGCCCAACGGGATCGGCATCAAGACCGTCCCCGGCAGCGGCCGGCTGACCGGCTTCGCGCCGGCTCCCGCGCAGAACACCGAGAACGCCACGCGAGTCCTTTCCGGACTGTCGCGGGTGCTCGTCGCCGACGGCCACGACGAGACCGGCGCGGCCGTCGCGGCGCACCCGCGGTGGAGCACGTCGGACCCGGGCCGCGCCACCGTGACGGACAACGTGCTCACCGCCCACGCGGACCGCAAGCACCCGGAAGCGCGCGAAGACGTCTCCGTGATGGCCCGCGACGGCAAGGCCTCGGGCAAGACGACCGTGTCGGTGCTGGGCGCGCCGGTACGGCTGGGCACGAGCACCGCGCAGGTCGCGCTGTCCGGCGCGGGCGCGCACAGCACGTTCCAGGTCTTCGGCTACGATGCCGACGGCTACGGCACCTGGGTGGAGCCGCGGGACGTGAAGCTCGAGTTCGACCCCGCCGTGGTGGACGTGAAGCCCGCCGCCGACGGGTTCGAGGTCACGGCCAAGGCCGCTTCGGGCGCTTCGGTGATCACTGTCCACGCGGGCGGGCTGACCGAGCACCTCGCCGCTTCCGTCGGCACGGAACCGCAGGTGGCGTCTCCTCTGGACGGTCCGGCCGGCTGGAGCGCCAGCGTGTACCCGGCGGTGGTCGGAGCCGCGTTGTCCCCGGCCGAAGGGCGGGACGGCGGCCAAGGCGTCGCGCTCGACTACCGCTTCACCGGCACCACGGCCACGCGCGCCGCGTACGTGACCGCCGCGACGCCGCTGCCCGTGCCGGCCGGCACGCAAAAGATCGGCCTGTGGGTCAACGGCGATGGCAAGGGCGCCTGGTTGCGCGCGGAGCTGCACGATCAAGCCAACGTGGCGTCCATTGTGGACCTTTCGCTCAGCGTCGACTGGACGGGCTGGAAGTACGTGACCGCCGCCGTGCCGGCCGGGCTGCCGGACGGTCAGCGCCTCACCCGCTTCTATGCCGTGGAGAACGTGCCGGACCAGCAGTACGAAGGTCACGTCGGGTTCGACGACCTCACCTTCGAGGTCGCGCCGTCCACGTCCGTGCCCGCCGACCCGGCCGCGCACGACCCGGCGCTGGTCACCGACGGTACGCTCGGCACCGGCAGCCTGCGGATCGCGGTGATCAGCGACGCGCAGTTCACCGCCGACGCGCCCGGCGGCCCGCTGGTGGCGCAGGCGCGCCGCGCGATGCGGGAGGCCGTGGCCGCGAAACCGGACCTCGTGCTGATCAACGGCGACCTCGTCGACCGCGGCACGGCGCCCGATTTCGTGCTGGCGCGCAAGGTGATCACCGAGGAGCTCGACGGGAAGGTGCCGTGGTACTACGTGCCCGGCAACCACGAAGCCGAGGGCGGCGACGCGCTCGCCAACTTCCAGGCCGAGTTCGGCATGACGCACCAGGTGGTCGACGTGCACGGCATCCGGCTCGTGCTCATGGACTCCTCGCGCGGCTCGCTGCGCGCCGGCGGGTTCGACCAGGTGCGGATGCTGCGCGACGCGCTCGACGGGGCGGCGCGGGACCGGTCGATCCGCGGCGTCGTCGTCGCGATGCACCACCCCGTGAAGGACCCGAGCCCCACGGGCAACTCGCAGCTGGGCGACCGCAAGGAAGCCGACTTGCTGCAGACGTGGCTCACGGGTTTCGAGCAGTCCTCGGGCAAGCAGGCCGCGGCGATCGCGTCGCACGCCGGCGTGTTCAGCCTGTCGCGCACCGACGGCGTGCCGTACCTGGTCAACGGCAACTCGGGCAAGACGCCCGCGGCCGCGCCGGGTGATGGCGGGTTCGTCGGCTGGACGCTGGTGCGCGTCGACCCGTCGGCCAAGGATCAGCCGGTGCGCTTCGAGACGCGGCCGAACGTCGACACGCTGTCGCTGTCCGGTCCCGCTTCACTGCGGCGTGGCGCGAAGGCGCAGCTGACCGCGACGCTCATGCAGGCGGGCCGCGCCGTGCCGGTCGCCTACCCGATGAGCGCGGACTGGAGCGGCTTCTTGGCCCACATCGGCGCGGGCCGTCCGGCACCGTGGGACGTGGTGTCCTACGACCCGGCGAGCGGCGTGCTCACCGCGTTGCACCCGGGTGTCGCGCGGATTTCCGTGACGGTGAACGGCGTTTCGAGGGACCTGACGGTCACCGTCCGCTGA
- a CDS encoding GGDEF domain-containing protein — protein MRLLADRIAERETTLLLLDVDFFKQANTNLEHVGGDQVLAQLADVVQSISREHDMTCRWGGEEFVILMPATGQDEGVVIAERIREAFGTSSVEIEDPAGGRPRVINKQRQMGAGFTVSIGVAVSPKHGVELSELKQRADLALEWAKRNGRNRVGVASDGGRRR, from the coding sequence CTGCGTCTCCTCGCCGACCGCATCGCCGAGCGTGAGACGACTCTGCTCCTCCTCGATGTCGATTTCTTCAAGCAGGCGAACACCAATCTCGAACACGTTGGCGGAGACCAAGTTCTCGCGCAACTCGCCGACGTGGTGCAGTCAATCTCCCGCGAGCACGACATGACCTGCCGGTGGGGTGGTGAGGAGTTCGTCATCCTTATGCCTGCGACGGGCCAAGACGAGGGGGTAGTCATCGCCGAGCGGATTCGCGAGGCCTTCGGCACCTCGAGCGTCGAGATCGAGGACCCTGCCGGTGGCAGGCCACGCGTGATCAACAAGCAACGGCAGATGGGCGCAGGGTTCACCGTGTCGATCGGCGTCGCAGTGTCGCCGAAACACGGTGTCGAGCTGAGTGAGCTTAAGCAACGTGCAGACCTCGCACTGGAATGGGCGAAGCGCAACGGCCGGAATCGGGTCGGCGTCGCATCTGATGGGGGGAGGCGTCGATGA
- a CDS encoding IS5 family transposase gives MIDSLSQRLVPDRLWALVEPLIPPAKERPQGGGRARTDPRAVFTAIVFVLTSGCAWRHLPPSFGVSVPTAHRTFTEWTEAGLWRQLHQAVLGELGGQGLIDWSRAVLDGASLRAKGGGLTGPSPVDRGKPGSKIHVLSDRAGLALTVGISAANTHDSHALKPLVNALPAIRSRRGPRRRKPAKLHADKAYDIPALRDWLRQRRILPRIARKGIESRDKLGKHRWVIERAIAWLFGYRRLTIRYERDAGHFLAFLTLAATITCYKKLAK, from the coding sequence GTGATCGACTCGCTGTCGCAACGGCTGGTGCCTGACCGATTGTGGGCACTGGTGGAACCGCTGATCCCACCAGCAAAAGAGCGTCCGCAGGGTGGTGGGCGTGCACGAACGGATCCACGGGCGGTGTTCACGGCGATCGTGTTCGTGCTGACCAGCGGTTGTGCGTGGCGACACCTGCCGCCCTCGTTCGGCGTGTCGGTGCCCACGGCGCATCGGACGTTCACCGAGTGGACCGAGGCCGGGTTGTGGCGGCAGTTGCACCAGGCGGTGTTGGGCGAACTGGGTGGCCAGGGATTGATCGACTGGTCTCGCGCGGTCCTCGACGGAGCGTCCCTCAGGGCCAAAGGGGGCGGATTGACCGGCCCGAGCCCGGTTGATCGCGGCAAACCGGGTTCGAAGATCCACGTGTTGTCCGACCGGGCAGGCCTGGCCCTGACCGTCGGAATCTCTGCGGCCAACACCCACGACAGCCACGCACTCAAGCCCCTGGTCAACGCGCTCCCAGCGATCCGCTCCCGCCGGGGACCCCGGCGCCGGAAACCAGCCAAGCTCCACGCGGACAAGGCCTACGACATTCCAGCCCTGCGCGACTGGCTCCGCCAACGCCGAATCCTCCCGCGCATCGCCCGCAAGGGCATCGAATCCAGGGACAAGCTCGGCAAACACCGGTGGGTCATCGAACGGGCCATCGCCTGGCTGTTCGGCTACCGTCGACTCACCATCCGCTACGAGCGCGATGCCGGCCATTTCCTCGCCTTCCTCACCCTCGCCGCCACCATCACCTGCTACAAGAAACTCGCCAAATGA
- a CDS encoding class II fumarate hydratase, with the protein MTGDERVESDAFGPVEIPAGRYWGAQTQRALGVFEIGQERFPAALVRCFGLQKLAAARANRKLGQLEPDVAEVIEIAARELWEGRFDDEFPLPVWQTGSGTQTNMNANEVIANRANELLGHPLGTRAPVHPNDHVNRSQSSNDSFPTVMHLTAVSELRNRLTPALAGLRTTLEAKAEQFADVVKIGRTHLMDAVPMTVGHSFTAFARQIGNAIERIEATMPRLRALPQGGTAVGTGLNAPNGFDAAFCAEATALTGVAFHAAESKFEGMGAHDALVEGHAAVKVAAVSLLKIANDVRLLGSGPRCGLGELVIPSDGLTSSIMPGKVNPTIAEVLAQAALQVIGNDTTVSMAGGAGTFELNVAKPVLIHNVLQSIRILADSVTVFDARLVRDLEVDRDRLAVNVDGALLLATALNPVLGYDQVARITARARRDGITPREATVELGLLTAQEYDRHVDPAAMARPHRHPTPGA; encoded by the coding sequence ATGACCGGCGACGAGCGGGTGGAGAGCGACGCCTTCGGACCCGTGGAGATCCCGGCCGGGCGGTACTGGGGCGCCCAGACCCAGCGCGCGCTGGGCGTCTTCGAGATCGGCCAGGAGCGCTTCCCGGCGGCGCTGGTGCGCTGCTTCGGCCTGCAGAAGCTCGCGGCCGCGCGAGCCAACCGGAAACTCGGGCAACTGGAACCCGACGTGGCCGAGGTGATCGAGATCGCCGCCCGGGAGCTGTGGGAGGGCCGCTTCGACGACGAGTTCCCGCTGCCCGTCTGGCAGACCGGCTCGGGCACCCAGACCAACATGAACGCCAACGAGGTGATCGCCAACCGCGCCAACGAATTGCTCGGTCACCCGCTCGGCACCAGGGCACCGGTCCACCCGAACGACCACGTCAACCGTTCGCAGTCCTCCAACGACAGCTTCCCGACCGTCATGCACCTGACCGCGGTGAGCGAGCTGCGAAACCGGCTGACGCCGGCACTGGCCGGGCTGCGCACGACGTTGGAGGCCAAAGCGGAACAGTTCGCCGACGTGGTCAAGATCGGCCGAACGCACCTCATGGACGCCGTGCCGATGACCGTGGGCCACTCCTTCACTGCGTTCGCCCGCCAGATCGGAAACGCGATCGAGCGCATCGAAGCGACGATGCCCCGCCTGCGGGCGCTGCCGCAGGGCGGTACCGCGGTAGGCACAGGACTCAACGCACCCAACGGGTTCGACGCCGCTTTCTGCGCCGAGGCCACCGCATTGACCGGTGTCGCGTTCCACGCCGCCGAAAGCAAGTTCGAGGGAATGGGGGCGCACGACGCACTGGTCGAGGGACACGCGGCTGTGAAAGTCGCCGCGGTGTCGCTGCTGAAGATCGCCAACGACGTGCGGCTGCTCGGCTCGGGCCCCCGGTGCGGGCTCGGCGAACTCGTCATCCCCTCGGACGGGCTGACGTCCTCGATCATGCCGGGCAAGGTCAACCCGACGATCGCCGAGGTCCTTGCGCAGGCCGCCTTGCAGGTCATCGGCAACGACACGACGGTGTCCATGGCCGGCGGCGCGGGCACGTTCGAACTCAACGTCGCGAAACCGGTCCTGATCCACAACGTGCTGCAGTCCATCCGGATCCTGGCCGACAGCGTCACCGTCTTCGACGCCCGGCTGGTGCGCGACCTCGAAGTGGACCGCGACCGTCTGGCGGTCAATGTGGACGGCGCGTTGCTACTGGCCACCGCGCTGAACCCCGTGCTCGGCTACGACCAGGTCGCCCGCATCACCGCCCGGGCCCGGCGAGACGGCATCACCCCGCGCGAGGCCACTGTCGAACTCGGCTTGCTCACCGCGCAGGAATACGACCGCCACGTCGATCCCGCGGCCATGGCACGCCCGCACCGGCACCCCACGCCCGGAGCCTGA